Proteins encoded within one genomic window of Flavobacteriales bacterium:
- the fahA gene encoding fumarylacetoacetase, protein MIEANNPLLKSWISVPNGSDFPIQNIPFGVASINNESVAVSRIGDTVINLSKLFELDLFNAILDENLFKSEFLNSFLKKDKETWRAVRNQLSVIFQDESYKSKIESSLSDINEVTMQMPVKVGDYTDFYSSRQHAYNVGCMFRDPDNALLPNWLHIPVGYHGRASSIILSGQSIHRPKGQQMPVGAESPVFGPCKLLDFELEMAFITGEGKPLGQHIDISEAEDYIFGMVIFNDWSARDIQKWEYVPLGPFLAKNFASSISPWIVTLDALEPFRCEGEKQEPEVLPYLKFSGNKNIDINLEVQIGSDNFEPHTVSKSNYKYMYWNMNQQLAHHTINGCDIHAGDMMASGTISGNDESAYGSMLELSWKGTKPIEMPDGSERKFINDGDTVVMKAYCEKDGVRIGFDEVKTKVLPTY, encoded by the coding sequence ATGATTGAAGCCAATAATCCCCTCTTAAAATCATGGATTTCAGTACCTAATGGTAGTGATTTTCCTATTCAAAATATTCCTTTTGGAGTAGCTAGTATAAATAATGAAAGTGTTGCTGTAAGTCGAATCGGAGATACAGTGATAAATCTCTCAAAATTATTTGAACTAGATTTATTTAATGCTATTTTAGATGAAAACCTTTTCAAAAGTGAATTTTTGAACTCTTTTTTAAAAAAGGATAAAGAAACTTGGCGTGCAGTTAGAAATCAACTTTCTGTTATTTTTCAGGATGAAAGCTATAAATCAAAAATAGAAAGCTCTCTTTCTGATATAAATGAGGTGACAATGCAAATGCCAGTAAAGGTCGGTGATTACACTGATTTTTACTCTTCAAGACAACACGCTTATAATGTGGGATGCATGTTTAGAGATCCTGATAACGCATTGTTGCCAAATTGGCTTCATATCCCTGTGGGATACCACGGAAGAGCATCTTCAATAATTCTTTCAGGACAAAGCATTCATAGACCTAAAGGTCAGCAGATGCCAGTAGGTGCAGAAAGCCCCGTATTTGGACCTTGTAAACTGTTAGATTTTGAGCTTGAGATGGCCTTTATTACTGGTGAAGGAAAACCTCTAGGTCAACACATTGACATTTCTGAAGCAGAGGATTACATTTTTGGAATGGTTATCTTTAATGATTGGTCTGCTCGAGATATTCAAAAATGGGAGTATGTTCCGCTTGGACCCTTTTTAGCAAAAAACTTTGCCTCCTCTATTTCTCCATGGATAGTAACTCTAGATGCCTTAGAACCCTTTAGATGTGAAGGTGAAAAGCAAGAGCCAGAAGTATTACCCTATCTTAAATTTTCAGGCAATAAAAACATAGACATCAATTTGGAAGTACAAATTGGTTCCGATAATTTTGAACCACATACAGTATCTAAATCGAATTATAAGTACATGTATTGGAATATGAATCAACAATTGGCTCACCATACTATAAACGGTTGTGATATTCACGCCGGAGATATGATGGCTTCTGGTACTATTTCTGGAAATGATGAAAGTGCTTATGGTTCAATGCTAGAGCTATCATGGAAAGGTACTAAACCAATAGAAATGCCTGATGGAAGTGAACGTAAGTTCATTAATGATGGTGATACAGTAGTCATGAAAGCATATTGTGAGAAAGATGGTGTAAGGATTGGTTTCGATGAAGTAAAAACCAAAGTCCTTCCAACTTATTAA